The Candidatus Lokiarchaeota archaeon DNA segment CATGTCTTTATTATAGTTGTTGTTTGCAAATGCCTTATGTCGCGTACATCTATGAAGCCATGTTAAGCCTTTATAGCAATAAATTAAGGATTAAGTTGAGTGCGACCCCTCATGAATAATGAAAGCGAGTTCATAATGGGCTTTGATATCCTTCCATTTCATAGCCCTCGCTCTCGAACTCCGGCGAAATATGCTTGTGTCATCATGCGAGAAGGAGCAGTACTCAATGAATATGAAGAGATATCCCGCCATTCACTGCTAAATCTGGTAAATGAAATCAGTCCCCAATGGCTTTGTACTGATAATATCTTCGAAATTATTCCTGATAGCAAGTCGGTGATACATCTAATAGAAGATCTCCCTCCTACAACCAAACTGGTTCAAGTTACAGGAGTACCTCCCCGACAAGTAACATTGGCCCGATTAGCTAGACAACATGATATACCCCTTTCTGGAAAACCGTCTCCATTGGAAGCAGCTAGGATCGCCGCTCAGCTGGCTTCTCAGGGTGTTGGATACAGCTTAGAGTGTTTTAGTGCACAGACTGAAATTCAAGTTGTGAGGGGTCGCCGGCCGGGTAGAGGTGGGCAGAGTGCAAATCGTTTCAGACGAAGAGTACAATCGATGATTCAACAAATGACCCGGGAAATTGAGTCTAACCTCAAGAGAGCTGAAATTGAATATGATATCAGCATAAGAGAGGCTGATTTCGGCTATGCTAGTTCAAGGATAGTTGCCTATGCACCATTGCACATTATTCGAGATATTGTAGACTCAAAGCGTAGTGGAGATTTCAAGGTACTCGTAGAACCAATCCGGAAACAGACGGAATTCGTGCCACTAGAACCGGCGCCAGCTCCCCGAAAAACAAAAACTCAGTATTTCATTCTTGGTATCGATCCTGGTACGACAGCCGCAATCTGTCTACTGACACTACGCGGAAAGGTTCATTTCCTTGAAAGCAAGAAAGCTCTAACGCGTGCCGATATTATCAGAATGGTCTATTCCAAAGGCACTCCTGTCATGGTTGCTAGTGATGTAACCCCTGTTCCCAATATGGTAAAGAAAATTTCCAGTACAGTGAATGCTGATTTATTCACTCCGAATAACAATATCCCTGTTGCAGAAAAGAATGAAATAGCCCGGGAGTTTGGTGATGGCGTGAACATCAGCAATGCCCATGAGAGGGATGCTCTGACAGCTGCTGTGTATGCATACCGAAGTATTGTTCCGAAGCTACGACAAATTGATCGCAAGGTCAGAGAGGATCGTATAGACGTAGATCGAGACCGTCTGAAAGCAATGGTTATTCGCGGAAGCCCCATGAATGAGGCAATTGCACGCCTCACAAAAGAAGCTGAAGAAGAGGCACCTTCGGAACCTGAAGAAGTGGAAGAGATGCCCGAAGAGACCATCGAGTCTCTGAGGAAACGATATACGCAACTCAAAGAGGAAAATGAAACCCTTGAACAGAAGGTTGAAGATTTGAATCGCTTGGTAGACTACCTTCGATTCAAAGAGAACGAGCTATCTCACAGCCTCGAAATCATCAGTAAACAGAATTATTGGAAAGTCAAGCGAGATCGAAAAGTGGCCAAGAAGAATTCCGAGATTAAGCGGTCACGACAGCGGATTCACAGTCTCGAGGATCAGATTGAGAGTCTTGAGAACCTCCTATCCAAGCTAAGAGGGGTTAAGCGTCTTGAAATGCGTGGAGATATGCTTGCAGTCAAGAGGATTGGAAAATTCACACAGGAAAGCATTCAGAACTATATTCGGGAAGTGGCCCCTCTAAAAAAGGGCGACGTTGTTCTCTTTGATGATGCTTCTGGTGCAGGGCCACAAACAGCCCATATATTAGCAGAGAAAGGGATTCGCGCAGTGATTGTAGATACGCCGTTGTCCCATTTGGCAGAGAATGAATTAATTGAAGCCGAGATTCCAGTTATTGAGGCGGATGATGTTAAGCTGAGACGAATTGATGAATTTGCGTTTATTGATCGTGATAGATTTGAAAGGAACATGTCCTCTTTCAAAGAGGTAGTCCACGAGAAAGCACGACAAAAACGCGAAGATCAACTTGTTGAAATGGTTGAACGATACCGTCGTGAATCATCCCATTAATCTGTTCTTTACTCATTTAGCTGGATCCATAATATGTTGTTGCCACGTATTAGCACTTGGCCATATTTCGCCTTGACTACTTCCCCCTCAAGTTCCTCGGCTGATGTAAGCGTCATATTCATGTATGGATCACATGTGTTAAGGCGCCCTCTGAAAATTCGTTCATCCTTCAACTTCACAGAGATAATCGTATTCATGGACTGCTGTAGAATCCTTATTGGTTTCTGCTTCTGGGGCACCGATTTTCTCCTCGTTGCAGTGGCTCAATGAGGATGATATAAATGCTTGCACATTTCGACACTGCTCAATCTTTAAGATTGCTATCTGTTAGTTACATTTGAGAGATGATTCAATGCCCATATTATGTCTTGGCTTAGAGGGTACGGCACATTCATTCGGTGCAGGAGTTGTCTCTGCTGATGGAAGGGTCTTATCGAATGAATGGGATATGCTCACTCCTGAGAAAGGAGGGATACATCCTCGAAAAGCCAGTAGGCATCATTCTCGTCTAGGCCCTAAGGTGATTGCCAAAGCATTGAAGAAAGCTGGAAAACAGCCTAATGATATCGATTTAATTGCTTTCTCAAGGGGGCCTGGCTTGGGACCCTGCCTGAGAACAACAGCAACAATGGCTAGAACGCTTGCTCTCAGTCTTGATATACCACTCATAGGTGTAAATCACTGCGTTGCTCATATCGAGATTGGTTGTCTGGAATCTGGTTTCCAAGACCCTGTTACAGTCTACGTTTCCGGCGGCAACACTCAGATTATTGCTTTTGCTGGAGGCAGATACAGAACCTTTGGAGAAACTCTTGATATAGCACTGGGCAATATGCTTGACACTCTTGGCCGTGAAATGGGCATGAAGTTTCCTGCTGGCCCAACCATCGAAACCTATGCACGAGAAGGAACTTCCTACTACAACCTTCCTTATTCTGTGAAAGGTATGGATGTAAGCTATTCCGGCATGTTGACAGCAGCTATTCGCCTTCATACTGAAAATGTTGCCAGGGAAGATATTTGCTTCAGTGTTCAAGAAACAGCTTTTGGAATGATTGCAGAAATTGCTGAGAGAGCCGTTGCACATACTAAGAAAAAGGAGCTTCTGCTCACAGGTGGTGTCGCTAGGAATGAACGTCTTACATCAATTCTTAGGGGTGTATCGGAGCGGCATAAAATCAGTTTCCACAGGGTTTCTAAGTCACTAGCTGGAGATCAAGGGGCTATGATAGCTTGGACCGGTATAGTGCAGTACCTTGCTGGAGATACAATCAATGTAGAAGATTCTAGGGTTCTACCTCGTTGGCGAACCGATGAACAAGACATAGTCTGGAAGAAATAGGGGTAAATGACGATGGAAATCATAGCTCAAGGGGCGGAATCCTGTGTCTACAAAATCAAAAAATGGGGTAAAACCTTTGCCATGAAATCGCGACCCATGAAAGGATATCTTCTACCCGAGATTGACAAATCCATCCGCTCTAGAAGAACGTCTAGAGAGTGCAAAATGTTAACCTATGTCCGCCAATTAGGTGTACCCACACCAGCTGTCTACTCCATAGACATGACAAATCACATCATAATAATGGACTATATTGAAGGAAAACAGCTCAAGGAACTCGTAGGAAACCTGCCGAAGAAGAAATTGGTAGTCCTATGCAGAAGATTTGGACAATTTATGGGAATAATGCACAATGCAGATGTAGTTCATGGAGACCCAACAACTAGCAACGTAATAATGGATTCAGCTTCAAAGATGTGGTTTGTGGATTTCGGTTTAGCTGAGAAAAACGCTACTGTTGAAATGAAAGGAGTGGACCTCCATCTTATTCGGCGGGCGCTTGAAACAACCCACTGGGATTATCAAGATACCATGTTTGAAGCTACTATAGAGGGATACACTCAGACTGTAGGTCCACAATCCACCGAACTCTTCTCACGGATGGATAGTATTAGGGAACGCGGAAGATATCATTAATCTCTTCTATTTTCCACACTTGCTATCATAAATCTTATATCTATTTCCAAGAGGGATTACCAGACCCGTTTTTGGGAATCGACTGACTCAGAGGAATTTACTATGGCAAGGATGCATACTAGGCGAAAAGGCCAATCGGGGAGCAAACGCCCTTCCACTTTGCGTGTTCCTGAATGGTTAGATGAAGAAAAGGACGCAGAATGGGTCGAAGACAAGATTGTTGAATTGGCTAAAGCTGGTAACCCCCCGTCTATGATTGGAGTGATTCTCAGAGATCAGTACGGAATCCCATTGGTGAAGGTTATAACTGGGAAGAAGATTACCGAGATATTAGAGGAGCACGATTTAACACGTGACGTTCCCGAGGATCTTCGAAATCTAATCGCGAAAGCAGCTTCAATTCACAGGCATCTTGAAGATAACAAACGTGACAATGTAGCGAAACGCAATCTACAACTTACAGAGAGCAAGATTCACCGTCTCTCTAAATACTACAAGAAGAAACGTGTTTTGCCTTCTGATTGGAAGTATTCTCCTGAAAAGGCAGCGGTTCTATTGCGCTAGCCTTATCACATTGCATACAATTAATTCATCTCAAATGATTGACCATTCTGATGATGCTTTCAGTCTAGAGAAATTGGATGGTTTGTGGGCGGACCTAGAGCTTAGTGGTAATGACAAAAGCTTGGTACTTATTTCACCCCGTCCTGAATCCCTCTTCGCAGCCTCTCTGATCTGCAGGGCTTACTTGAAGAACCATACACCCTTCACATTGACTTATACTGAGCCTGTTTCAGATTTTGGTCGGATTGAAAAAATATCTCAGTCACAAGGCGCCCCTCTTACGATTGTTGTGGGAACAGAGTTCTATGGCCCAGTAAAGGAGCCCCCAAATCGTTGTATTTTCTTGGGTTGTGAATCACCATCAGAATCCTCGGACAGATTTGTAGGCTCTATTGATTCATTATCACACGTTTGTTGTGCCTTTGCCAGCAAGATTGTATCGCTCGACAATTGGCATAAGCAGCTTGCGGCTGCCGTTGTACTAGCACAGAAATCGAGGAATCTCACCCCTTCTGCCGAGAGCGAAAATATTGTTCGTAGATCGTTGGAA contains these protein-coding regions:
- a CDS encoding DUF460 domain-containing protein, with the protein product MNNESEFIMGFDILPFHSPRSRTPAKYACVIMREGAVLNEYEEISRHSLLNLVNEISPQWLCTDNIFEIIPDSKSVIHLIEDLPPTTKLVQVTGVPPRQVTLARLARQHDIPLSGKPSPLEAARIAAQLASQGVGYSLECFSAQTEIQVVRGRRPGRGGQSANRFRRRVQSMIQQMTREIESNLKRAEIEYDISIREADFGYASSRIVAYAPLHIIRDIVDSKRSGDFKVLVEPIRKQTEFVPLEPAPAPRKTKTQYFILGIDPGTTAAICLLTLRGKVHFLESKKALTRADIIRMVYSKGTPVMVASDVTPVPNMVKKISSTVNADLFTPNNNIPVAEKNEIAREFGDGVNISNAHERDALTAAVYAYRSIVPKLRQIDRKVREDRIDVDRDRLKAMVIRGSPMNEAIARLTKEAEEEAPSEPEEVEEMPEETIESLRKRYTQLKEENETLEQKVEDLNRLVDYLRFKENELSHSLEIISKQNYWKVKRDRKVAKKNSEIKRSRQRIHSLEDQIESLENLLSKLRGVKRLEMRGDMLAVKRIGKFTQESIQNYIREVAPLKKGDVVLFDDASGAGPQTAHILAEKGIRAVIVDTPLSHLAENELIEAEIPVIEADDVKLRRIDEFAFIDRDRFERNMSSFKEVVHEKARQKREDQLVEMVERYRRESSH
- a CDS encoding bifunctional N(6)-L-threonylcarbamoyladenine synthase/serine/threonine protein kinase; its protein translation is MLCLGLEGTAHSFGAGVVSADGRVLSNEWDMLTPEKGGIHPRKASRHHSRLGPKVIAKALKKAGKQPNDIDLIAFSRGPGLGPCLRTTATMARTLALSLDIPLIGVNHCVAHIEIGCLESGFQDPVTVYVSGGNTQIIAFAGGRYRTFGETLDIALGNMLDTLGREMGMKFPAGPTIETYAREGTSYYNLPYSVKGMDVSYSGMLTAAIRLHTENVAREDICFSVQETAFGMIAEIAERAVAHTKKKELLLTGGVARNERLTSILRGVSERHKISFHRVSKSLAGDQGAMIAWTGIVQYLAGDTINVEDSRVLPRWRTDEQDIVWKK
- a CDS encoding Kae1-associated serine/threonine protein kinase — translated: MTMEIIAQGAESCVYKIKKWGKTFAMKSRPMKGYLLPEIDKSIRSRRTSRECKMLTYVRQLGVPTPAVYSIDMTNHIIIMDYIEGKQLKELVGNLPKKKLVVLCRRFGQFMGIMHNADVVHGDPTTSNVIMDSASKMWFVDFGLAEKNATVEMKGVDLHLIRRALETTHWDYQDTMFEATIEGYTQTVGPQSTELFSRMDSIRERGRYH
- a CDS encoding 30S ribosomal protein S15, with amino-acid sequence MARMHTRRKGQSGSKRPSTLRVPEWLDEEKDAEWVEDKIVELAKAGNPPSMIGVILRDQYGIPLVKVITGKKITEILEEHDLTRDVPEDLRNLIAKAASIHRHLEDNKRDNVAKRNLQLTESKIHRLSKYYKKKRVLPSDWKYSPEKAAVLLR